TGACGTTGCTTATCTGTGCGAAATATTCGCCGCCTTCGCCGTTAAATAGAATTAGCTGTTCGCCCACGCCCAAGCGCAACACCTGTACGGCATGGCGAAATGTCGTGTCGGGCAAGGTAAATTCCTGCCCGACCGCGAAAGATTGCGGGACGTAAAAACGCGGGACGCGCATTAGTCTGCCAACCCAATGTTTTTCCAAATACTCATGGTCGGTTCAACCCGATTCATTGTATAGAAATGCAAGCCGGGCGCACCCGTTTCCAGCAAGTTTTCACACAGTAGGCTAATGAATTCCTCACCGAATTTGGCGATGGATTCCACATCATCTGCATAGGTTTCCAGTTGCTTACGCAACCAGCGCGGAATTTCTGCCCCACACATATCCGAAAAACGCGCCAGTTGTGAATAATTGGTGATCGGCATAATGCCGGGGACGATGGGGATTTCCACGCCCTTTTTCACGCATTCATCCACAAAATGCCAATACGCATCCGCATTGAAGAAGTATTGGGTAATCGCACTGTTCGCGCCCGCATTGACTTTGCGCAAAAAGTTGTCAATGTCGACTTTGAGGTTGGGGGCTTGCGGGTGCATTTCGGGGTAAGCCGCTACTTCGATATTGAAATGGTCGCCGGTTTCCTTGCGGATAAATTCCACCAGCTCGTTGGCGTAGCGGAATTGCCCCAAATCGCGTGAGCCGGACGGCAAATCACCGCGCAAGGCGACAATGTGCTTGATGCCGTTATTGCGGTAGGTGTCCAGAATCTCGCGGATTTGTTCAGCACTCGAACCGACGCACGACAAATGCGGCGCGGCTTCAATGCCGGAATCGCGTTGGATTTCCAGCACGGTGTTCAATGTGTTTGCTTGCGTTGAGCCGCCCGCGCCGTAAGTGACGGAAAAGAAACGCGGGTTTAATGCCGCTAATTCGTTACGTACTGCGCGTAAGTTCTCCGCACCCTTGTCAGTCTTCGGCGGGAAAAACTCGAAGCTGAAAATTAGATCATCGTGATGATGATCGTGTTGATGGTCGTCAGTCATGATTGTGTCTCACCAAGCGGTTACGGAACCGCTTTAATTGGGATTGAAAGCGTTGGTAAAGTGAGATGGGTGTTTGTGGTTGGGCGGCACGGATTTTCTCCAGCAGCGCGTCGTAAACAAACAAGTTTTGAAAATCCACCTTTAACCCTTGCAACACCAGCAATTCGGCGACAGGCAGGTAATCGCCACCGCGCCAGTATAAATAATAGGGCAGAGCATAAGGCATGATCTTGCCCAAACTCACTAAAGAATCCGTTGCCGCGACCCGTTCCAGCAGGCCTTGCGGCTGCGTTAGATCAATGTCGAACAATGTCTGCAATGCTGTTTCAATTTTAGCAATGACCGTCGCTTCGACAGGCAGCCCCATCTGGCAGGTGTAGGTGTGGTAGTTGAGCCAATGCCCCAACAGCACCCGCGCATCTGCGACGGTTTGGCTGGTTTTGCGTTGATAGTAATCGCGAATACGCGGCGTTGCCCAGACGTGGTTTGCCAATGCAACGGGGTGATCGGCTAATACACACACTTGCGTCATGCCGAATGGCTCGATGTGACACCATGCGAAACCGGCTTGGCTTGCTAAATCCGCCAATTTCTCCGGCGACAGCAAGAAGTAATGCGCTCCCGGTGACAACGCGGCGAGTAACTCACCCGCTGGCGTTTGCAGATTTAATGCGCCAGCCCTCGGTGTGGTTAATAGCAGGATGCCATTGGATGTTAATGCGCGTTTGATTTCTTGCAGAAAAGCCAACGGGTCAGACACATGTTCCAAGACTTCGGTCGCGTAAATGCAGTCGAATGGCTGATCTTGAATGCTAGTAGCTTCATGCAAATACTGTGGAAGGATCGGTATTTCCAGCAAGCGTGAACCTATCAGACCGTAGGCCGAAGGTTCTAATCCTATGACCGTTTCGGCATTCCATTGTGTGCGGCAATAATCCAGCGTAACTCCAGCATTGCCGCCGATTTCTAACACAGAACGGAATTGGGCAAACGGCAAGCGTTCTAATAAACTCACTTTCCAGTCTAGCCCGCCCACGATTTCTAAGTAATGGTAGATATAGTAGGGAAAATCGGGGTCTTGCAGAATAATCTGGGTATCAGGATACGGGACGAGAAAACGTTCCATATTCGGAAACCACGCACTGCCACAGTCGCCGCACTTCGCCACATCCATAATGCCCAAATCGGTCGCCCAATGCGCAACTGTCAGAATGAGGTGGTTATGGTGAGTATTGCCACAGACCCGACAGGCATCCGTAGTGACAGGACGCGGGTTGTACCAAACGACCCGATCATTTTGCATGGTGATTGCCTTTAACCCTAACAAAGATACCGGGCTAAAGCCCAACCTACAGTAACCCCGTAGGTCGGACTTCAGTCCGACAACACATCCAATTCTAACTAATCTTAATAACGGTAATGGTCAGCCTTGTAAGGCCCTTCCACTGCGACGTTAATGTACTGCGCTTGCTTTTCGGTCAAGGTGCTGAGTTGCGCGTTGAGGGTTTTCAACTGCAACCGAGCAACTTTTTCGTCCAAATGCTTCGGCAGGGTGTAAACGCCAATCGGGTATTTGCCGGAATCGCGTTCTGTCCACAACTCGATTTGCGCAATGGTTTGGTTGGCAAACGAAGAAGACATGACGTAAGACGGATGCCCTGTCGCACAGCCTAGGTTCACCAAACGCCCTTTTGCCAGCAGCGTGATGCGCTTGCCGTCAGGGAAGATCACGTGGTCAACTTGTGGCTTGATTTCGTCCCACTCGTACTGTTCCAGTGAAGCTACGTCGATTTCGTTATCGAAGTGACCGATATTGCAGACGATGGCTTCGTTTTTCATCGCAGCCATGTGGTCATGGGTGATGACGTGGAAATTGCCGGTCGCGGTGACGAAAATGTCGGCTTTGTCAGCCGCGTATTCCATTGTTACCACGCGGTAGCCTTCCATTGCCGCTTGCAGGGCGCAAATCGGGTCGATTTCTGTTACCCAGACTTGTGCAGACAGGGCGCGTAAAGCTTGCGCAGAGCCTTTGCCTACGTCGCCGTAACCGCAAACCAGTGCGACTTTGCCCGCAATCATCACGTCGGTAGCACGCTTGATGCTGTCGACCAGTGATTCGCGGCAGCCGTACAGGTTGTCGAATTTGGATTTGGTAACGGAATCGTTGACGTTGATCGCTGGGAATTTCAGCTCGCCGCGTGCGTACATTTGATACAGGCGGTGAACCCCGGTGGTGGTTTCTTCAGTAACACCACGGATTTCTGCTAAACGGCTGCTGTACCAGTTCGGGGAGGTTTCCAAACGCTTGCGGATAGCGGCGTACAGAAAGGTTTCTTCCTCAGATTCAGGTTTGGCAACCAAGCTAGGGTCTTGTTCAGCGCGTGCGCCCAAATGCAGCAGCAGCGTAGCATCGCCGCCGTCATCCAGAATCATGTTCGCTTGTTCGCCATTCGGCCACTCGAAGATTTTGTGGGTGTAATCCCAGTATTCTTCCAGTGATTCGCCTTTGTACGCGAATACCGGAACGCCTGCTTGTGCAATGGCGGCGGCGGCGTGGTCCTGCGTGGAGAAGATGTTGCAAGAAGCCCAGCGCACGTCTGCGCCCAGTGCAGTCAGGGTTTCGATCAACACGCCAGTTTGGATGGTCATGTGCAGTGAACCCGCGATACGCGCACCCGCCAATGGCTTGGATGCAGCGAATTCTTTGCGAATCGACATCAAACCCGGCATTTCGTGTTCGGCGACGTTGAGTTCTTTACGGCCCCAAGCAGACAAGCCCATATCGGCGACGATATAGTCGTTAAAAGTAGTCATGTTGTAATCTCCTAAATATTTTTACAAACCAGCAGCAGCGCGTAATGCGTCAGCGCGGTCAGTGCGTTCCCAAGGCAGGTCGAGATCATCACGACCGAAGTGACCGTAAGCGGCAGTGCCACGGTAAATCGGGCGCAACAGATCCAGCATTTTGGTGATGCCATAAGGACGCAGGTCGAAGTGTTCGCGTACCAGATTTTCGATCAGGGTTTCATCGACTTTGTTCGTGCCGAAGGTTTCAACCGTGATGGAAGTCGGTTGCGCGACACCGATAGCGTAGGAGACTTGAATTTCGCAACGATCCGCCAAGCCAGCCGCGACGATGTTTTTCGCCACGTAACGACCCGCGTAAGCCGCAGAACGGTCAACTTTGGATGGGTCTTTGCCGGAGAATGCGCCGCCGCCGTGACGCGCCATACCACCGTAAGTGTCAACGATGATTTTACGTCCGGTTAAACCGCAGTCGCCAACAGGGCCGCCGATTACGAAGTTGCCGGTTGGGTTGATGTGGAATTTGGTGTCCTTGTGCAGCCATTCAGTTGGCAGGACAGGGAAAATAACGTGTTCCATCACACCCATGCGCAGGTCATCAAGGCTGATGTCCGGGCTGTGTTGGGTGGACAAAACTACTGCGTCGATAGCAACGATTTTGCCGTCTTCGTAACGCACAGTAACTTGGGATTTTGCATCAGGGCGCAGCCAAGGCAATGTGCCGTTTTTGCGCATATCCGCTTGTTGCTTCACCAAACGGTGGGCGTAAGTCAGTGCAGCTGGCATCAAAACGTCAGTTTCATTGCTGGCGTAACCGAACATCAAGCCTTGGTCGCCCGCGCCTTGGTCTTCTGGTTTCGCACGGTCAACGCCCATCGCGATGTCAGGGGATTGCTTGCCGAGTGCATTGATCACCGCGCACGTGTGACCGTCAAAGCCGATTTCGGAATTGTTGTAGCCGATGTCATTGACCACGCCACGCACGATGCCTTCGTAGTCGATTTCCGCAGTGGTGGTAATTTCGCCTGCCAGTACGACCATGCCGGTCTTGGTCAGAGTTTCGCACGCAACACGGGCGTAAGGGTCTTTGGCAATGATGGCATCCAAAATGGCATCGGAAATTTGATCCGCCATTTTGTCTGGGTGGCCTTCAGAAACAGATTCGGACGTGAAGAGGTAACTTCTCTCAGTCATTAATGTTCTCCTAAAACTAAAAATTAAATGACTGAGCGCCGTTGGTATGTGCAACCACTATCTGAGCCTGGCGGGTCATCCCGTCGCAACGCTCCTCAGATACCGTGGGTTTTTTCAGACAGCTAACTAGCCCAGCTAGCATCCGATGGGCGGTATAATAACGAAAAAAATCCTGTGTTGCATCATTCATTATCTAAGAAAGTGACAAATTTTAGCCCAAATTGGGGCGCTATCTATCCAACAAGGGAGAGTTGCTCCTGCCATAGAAGTCCGACACAATACAAGTACTTCACTCTTCCCTGAATAATAAATATACGGAGAGTTCCTGTTGCTACTTTGGGTCGCGCTTGAGTGGTAACAGTCTGTGAAAAAAATGTGAACCTATTGCTGCGTTGCGTCATAATAGATGCAGCCAATACTGGGATTACGCCTTGCTGTTGCCCATCATTCCGTCGATGGGTTAAAACGAGACTTTGAAACTACAGGAGACCCGTCAATGACTACACGCCGTGAGCTGGCTAACGCAATCCGCGTCTTGGCTATGGATGCCGTACAAAAAGCAAATTCCGGGCATCCGGGCGCACCGATGGGCATGGCAGACATTGCCGAAGTCCTCTATAACGATTTCATGTCCCATAATCCACAGAATCCTACTTGGGCAAACCGTGACCGTTTCGTCATGTCCAACGGGCATGGCTCAATGTTGCCATACTCCGTGCTGCACTTGACAGGTTACGACCTGAGCATGGATGACCTGAAAGCGTTCCGCCAACTGCATTCCAGAACACCGGGGCATCCTGAATACGGTTATGCGCCGGGTATTGAAACGACCACAGGGCCTTTGGGTCAAGGTATTACCAACGCTGTTGGTATGGCATTGGCTGAAAAAATTCTCGCTGCACAATTCAACAAGCCGGGTCACACCATTGTTGACCATTACAGCTACGTGTTCTTGGGCGATGGCTGCTTGATGGAAGGTATTTCCCATGAAGCGTGCTCTTTCGCAGGCACAATGGGTTTGGGTAAACTGATCTGCTTCTACGACGACAACAACATCTCCATCGACGGCGAAGTGGATGGCTGGTTCACTGACAATACCCCGATGCGTTTTGAAGCTTATGGCTGGCATGTCCTGAGCGTTGACGGTCACGATGCTGACGCGATCAAAGCGGCAACAGAAGCAGCGAAAGCGGAAACTGGCAAGCCTTCCCTGATTTGCTGCAAAACCACCATCGGTTTTGGTTCACCCAACAAAGCCGGTTCACACGATTGCCACGGCGCACCGTTGGGTGATGCTGAAATCGCCTTGACTCGCCAAGCCTTGGGTTGGACTAACGCTGAACCGTTCGCCATTCCTGCTAATGTTTACGCTGGTTGGGATGCTAAAGCGAAAGGTGCAGCGGCTGAAGAAGCGTGGAACGGCACGTTTGCGGCTTATGCAGCGGCTTACCCAGCAGAAGCGGCTGAATTCAAGCGTCGTATGGCGGGCGAATTGCCTGCTAACTGGGCTGAAGAATCTGCGAAAGCCATTGCTGCGATTGACGCGAAAGCAGAATCTCCGGCGACTCGCGTAGCTTCCAAAAATGCACTGGATGCGTTTGCACCATTGCTGCCTGAATTCCTCGGCGGCTCGGCTGACTTGACACCTTCCAATAATACCTTCAACAAGTCCAGCAAGCACATCAGCCCTGGGCATCACAAAGCGCAAGATTTCAGCGGCAACTACCTGTCTTACGGTGTGCGCGAATTCGGTATGAGCGCAATCATGAATGGTGTGGCTCTGCACGGCGGCTTACTGCCTTACGGTGCGACCTTCCTGATGTTCTCTGAATACGCCCGTAATGCGTTGCGTATGGCGGCGTTGATGAAGATTCAAAGCATCTTCGTTTACACCCATGACTCCATCGGTTTGGGCGAAGACGGCCCGACGCATCAGCCGGTTGAGCAAATCCCAACGCTGCGCATGATTCCACGTATGTCCGTATGGCGTGCATGTGATGCAGTGGAAACGGCTGTGTCGTGGAAACATGCGATTGAATACAAAGGCCCTAGCACGCTGATCTTCTCGCGCCAAAATCTGAAGCATCAGGTACGTACTGCGGCACAGCTTGCCAATATCGCCAAAGGCGGCTATGTGTTGAAAGACACCGACGGCACACCTGACGTGATCGTGATTGCGACCGGCTCTGAAGTCGAATTGGCGATGGAAGCAGCAGCGCAATCTGATAAGAAAGTGCGCGTGGTTTCCATGCCGTCTTGCGATGTGTTCGATGCACAAGATGCGGCGTACAAAGAATCGGTATTGCCTGCCGCTGTGACTGCCCGCGTAGCGGTTGAAGCAGCTATTGGCGATGGTTGGTATAAATATGTCGGTCTGAATGGTAAAGTTATTTGCATGACGACCTTTGGCGAATCTGCGCCAGCAGGTCAGTTGTTCAAGCAATTTGGCTTCACGGCTGAAAATGTGTTGAACGCTATCAATAGCGTCGCGTAAGTATTACGACACCCCGGCGGCTTTTCTGAGGAGGGGAGCTGCCACTGATTTTATCTGATTAATTTTCGAGGAGTTTTTCATGACAATTAAAGTTGGTATTAATGGTTTTGGCCGTATTGGTCGTATGGCTTTCCGCGCTATCGCTAAAGATTTCCCCGGTATCGAAGTCGTCGGTATTAATGACCTGTTGGCGGCTGACTACCTCGCATACATGTTGAAATATGACTCCGTGCACGGTCGTTTCAACGGTGACGTTGCGGTTGATGGCAGCAACTTGGTCGTTAACGGCAAGACGGTACGTCTGACCGCTGAACGCGATCCGGCTAACCTGAAATGGAGCGAAATCGGCGCTGACATCATTTTGGAATGCACGGGCTTCTTCCTCGACGAAGCAGGCTGCCAAAAGCACATCGAAGCGGGCGCGAAGAAAGTGGTCATGTCTGCTCCTTCCAAAGACACTACCCCAATGTTCGTTTACGGCGTAAACCACAGCACTTATGCCGGTCAAGCGATCATTTCTGCGGCTTCTTGCACCACTAACTGCCTCGCACCTGTGGCAAAAGTCCTGAACGACAACTGGGGCATCAAGCGTGGTTTGATGACTACCGTTCACGCGGCAACTGCTACTCAAAAGACTGTTGACGGCCCTTCCATGAAAGATTGGCGCGGTGGTCGTGGTATTTTGGAAAACATCATTCCATCATCTACCGGTGCTGCTAAAGCGGTTGGCGTAGTACTGCCAGAGCTGAAGGGCAAACTGACCGGTATGGCGTTCCGCGTGCCGACTTCTGACGTTTCCGTGGTCGACCTGACGGTTGAACTGAATGCAGAAGCGTCTTACAAAGACATCTGTGCCGCCATGAAAGCAGCTTCTGAAGGCGCGATGAAAGGCGTATTGGGTTACACCGACGAGAAAGTCGTATCGACTGACTTCGTAGGCAACACTGCACCGTCTACCTTCGATGCAGAAGCGGGTATTGCGCTGGATAGCACTTTCGTAAAAATCGTGGCTTGGTACGACAACGAATACGGCTATACCTGCAACATGCTGCGCTTTGTTGAGCACGTCGCAGCGAACTAAGAGAAGAATTCCCCCCACCCTAACCCTCCCCCGCAAGGGGGGAGGGAACAAGAGGCACATTTTCCAGTTCTCTTGCTCCCTTCCCCCCTTGCGGGGGAAGGGCTGGGGATGGGGGGGTAATCTTCAGATCCGTCACATAAATCACCCCACGCTTTATTTGACTGATTTGATTTCTGCAAGGAGTTCCACCACATGGCTTTCATCAAAATGACCGATCTGGATCTGAAGGGCAAACGCGTTCTGATCCGTTCCGACCTGAACGTTCCTGTCAAAGACGGCAAAGTCACTTCCGACGCACGCATTACCGCTTCAATGGCGACCATCCAGCACGCAATGGACGCGGGTGCAAAAGTAATGGTCACTTCCCACTTGGGTCGCCCGACTGAAGGCGAGTGGTCTGAAGCCGTTTCTTTGCAGCCGATTGCTGACAATATTGCCGCACGTTTAGGTAAAGAAGTCCGCTTGATTAAAGACTGGGTTGACGGTGGTTTTGACGTGGCTGAAGGCGAATTGGTGGTACTGGAAAACTGCCGCGTTAACAAAGGCGAAAAGAAAAACGTCGAAGAAACCGCCAAGAAATACGCGGCACTGTGTGACGTATTCGTCATGGATGCATTTGGTACTGCGCACCGTGCGGAAGCTTCTACCTACGGTGTCGGCATGTTTGCCCCAGTCGCAGCCGCTGGCATGTTGCTGACCGAAGAACTGGTTGCTTTGGATAAAGCATTGGCAAACCCGGCACGTCCAATGGTCGCAATCGTCGGCGGTTCTAAAGTTTCCACCAAACTGACCGTTTTGGAAGCCCTGTCTGAAAAGTGCGAACAGTTGGTTGTGGGTGGCGGGATTGCTAACACCTTCCTGAAAGCCACCGGTCACAACGTCGGTAAGTCGTTGTGCGAAGACGATTTGGTTGACACTGCCAACGCGCTGATTACCAAAATGACTGCACGCGGAGCAATCATCCCCATCGCCGTGGATGTGGTGTGCGGCAAGAAATTTGATCCAGCCGAACCTGCCGTTCTGAAAGACGCGAAAGACGTGGCAGACGATGACATGATTTTCGACATCGGCCCTAAATCTGCACAAGAGCTGGTCGACATTATCATGAACGCTGGTACTGTCGTTTGGAACGGCCCAGTCGGTGTCTTCGAGTTTGACCAATTCGGCGAAGGTACTAAAGCGATTTCAATGGCAATGGCGGAAACCAAAGCGTTCACACTGGCAGGCGGCGGCGACACCATCGCAGCGATCCAGAAGTACGACATTTACGACAAGATTTCTTATATCTCCACGGCGGGCGGTGCGTTCCTCGAATACCTCGAAGGCAAAACCCTGCCAGCAGTAGCCATGTTGGAAGAACGCGCTAAGGGTTAATTTCTGTAGGGGCGGTTCGCGAACCGCCCTTACGACCGCCCTTACGTGGGATGGCAAGCGTTTTTGATCGTACAAATGACATAAAACAAGCATAAACTAAGCACTTTACAGCACACAGTTAATAGGTAATCCATTGAGAAGGACAAAAATTGTAGCGACCATGGGGCCTGCTACCAATACGCCAGAAGCAATCGAAGCGATTATTCTGGCAGGTGTGGACGTGGTGCGAATGAATTTTTCGCACGGTACCCACGCAGAACACGCGGCGCGTGCGGCTTTGGTGCGTGAGTTGGCGCACAAAGCGGGGCGCATTGTCGGGATTCTCGGCGACCTGCAAGGACCTAAATTACGCATTGCGCGTTTTAAAGACGGTAAAATTACCCTGAAAGCGGGTGATGCTTTCATTTTGGATGCTGAGCTTGCCAGCGATGCCGGAAGCCAGGAGCGCGTTGGCCTCGGTTACAAAGAGTTGGTCAACGATGTGAAAGCTGGGGATGAACTCTGGTTGGATGATGGGCGCATTGTGTTGGAAATCGTGGAGGTACGGGGGCAGGAAATCCATACCCGTGCCATCAACGGTGGTATTCTTTCCAATAACAAGGGTTTGAACCGGCGTGGCGGCGGCTTGAGTGCCGAAGCCCTGACCGAAAAAGACAAGGAAGACATTGCTGCTGCCGCCAGTATTGGCGTGGATTTCTTGGCAGTATCGTTCCCGCGTTCTGCTGACGATATTCACGAGGCTCGCCGGTTGGCATTGGAAGCCGGTTGCAAAGCCGCTATCGTTGCCAAAATGGAACGTGCTGAGACGATGGAACCCACCATTCGTGATGAAATCATTCTTGCTTCTGACGTGATTATGATTGCTCGCGGTGATTTAGGGGTGGAAATTGGTGATGCCAAGTTACCGGAAGCGCAAAAGTGTTTGATCAGCCGGGCGCGTACCCTGAATCGTGCGGTGATTACTGCCACACAAATGATGGAAACCATGACCGAAAACCCCATCCCCACGCGGGCGG
The window above is part of the Thiothrix winogradskyi genome. Proteins encoded here:
- the metF gene encoding methylenetetrahydrofolate reductase [NAD(P)H], which codes for MTDDHQHDHHHDDLIFSFEFFPPKTDKGAENLRAVRNELAALNPRFFSVTYGAGGSTQANTLNTVLEIQRDSGIEAAPHLSCVGSSAEQIREILDTYRNNGIKHIVALRGDLPSGSRDLGQFRYANELVEFIRKETGDHFNIEVAAYPEMHPQAPNLKVDIDNFLRKVNAGANSAITQYFFNADAYWHFVDECVKKGVEIPIVPGIMPITNYSQLARFSDMCGAEIPRWLRKQLETYADDVESIAKFGEEFISLLCENLLETGAPGLHFYTMNRVEPTMSIWKNIGLAD
- the ahcY gene encoding adenosylhomocysteinase, encoding MTTFNDYIVADMGLSAWGRKELNVAEHEMPGLMSIRKEFAASKPLAGARIAGSLHMTIQTGVLIETLTALGADVRWASCNIFSTQDHAAAAIAQAGVPVFAYKGESLEEYWDYTHKIFEWPNGEQANMILDDGGDATLLLHLGARAEQDPSLVAKPESEEETFLYAAIRKRLETSPNWYSSRLAEIRGVTEETTTGVHRLYQMYARGELKFPAINVNDSVTKSKFDNLYGCRESLVDSIKRATDVMIAGKVALVCGYGDVGKGSAQALRALSAQVWVTEIDPICALQAAMEGYRVVTMEYAADKADIFVTATGNFHVITHDHMAAMKNEAIVCNIGHFDNEIDVASLEQYEWDEIKPQVDHVIFPDGKRITLLAKGRLVNLGCATGHPSYVMSSSFANQTIAQIELWTERDSGKYPIGVYTLPKHLDEKVARLQLKTLNAQLSTLTEKQAQYINVAVEGPYKADHYRY
- a CDS encoding class I SAM-dependent methyltransferase, which translates into the protein MQNDRVVWYNPRPVTTDACRVCGNTHHNHLILTVAHWATDLGIMDVAKCGDCGSAWFPNMERFLVPYPDTQIILQDPDFPYYIYHYLEIVGGLDWKVSLLERLPFAQFRSVLEIGGNAGVTLDYCRTQWNAETVIGLEPSAYGLIGSRLLEIPILPQYLHEATSIQDQPFDCIYATEVLEHVSDPLAFLQEIKRALTSNGILLLTTPRAGALNLQTPAGELLAALSPGAHYFLLSPEKLADLASQAGFAWCHIEPFGMTQVCVLADHPVALANHVWATPRIRDYYQRKTSQTVADARVLLGHWLNYHTYTCQMGLPVEATVIAKIETALQTLFDIDLTQPQGLLERVAATDSLVSLGKIMPYALPYYLYWRGGDYLPVAELLVLQGLKVDFQNLFVYDALLEKIRAAQPQTPISLYQRFQSQLKRFRNRLVRHNHD
- the tkt gene encoding transketolase — translated: MTTRRELANAIRVLAMDAVQKANSGHPGAPMGMADIAEVLYNDFMSHNPQNPTWANRDRFVMSNGHGSMLPYSVLHLTGYDLSMDDLKAFRQLHSRTPGHPEYGYAPGIETTTGPLGQGITNAVGMALAEKILAAQFNKPGHTIVDHYSYVFLGDGCLMEGISHEACSFAGTMGLGKLICFYDDNNISIDGEVDGWFTDNTPMRFEAYGWHVLSVDGHDADAIKAATEAAKAETGKPSLICCKTTIGFGSPNKAGSHDCHGAPLGDAEIALTRQALGWTNAEPFAIPANVYAGWDAKAKGAAAEEAWNGTFAAYAAAYPAEAAEFKRRMAGELPANWAEESAKAIAAIDAKAESPATRVASKNALDAFAPLLPEFLGGSADLTPSNNTFNKSSKHISPGHHKAQDFSGNYLSYGVREFGMSAIMNGVALHGGLLPYGATFLMFSEYARNALRMAALMKIQSIFVYTHDSIGLGEDGPTHQPVEQIPTLRMIPRMSVWRACDAVETAVSWKHAIEYKGPSTLIFSRQNLKHQVRTAAQLANIAKGGYVLKDTDGTPDVIVIATGSEVELAMEAAAQSDKKVRVVSMPSCDVFDAQDAAYKESVLPAAVTARVAVEAAIGDGWYKYVGLNGKVICMTTFGESAPAGQLFKQFGFTAENVLNAINSVA
- a CDS encoding phosphoglycerate kinase — protein: MAFIKMTDLDLKGKRVLIRSDLNVPVKDGKVTSDARITASMATIQHAMDAGAKVMVTSHLGRPTEGEWSEAVSLQPIADNIAARLGKEVRLIKDWVDGGFDVAEGELVVLENCRVNKGEKKNVEETAKKYAALCDVFVMDAFGTAHRAEASTYGVGMFAPVAAAGMLLTEELVALDKALANPARPMVAIVGGSKVSTKLTVLEALSEKCEQLVVGGGIANTFLKATGHNVGKSLCEDDLVDTANALITKMTARGAIIPIAVDVVCGKKFDPAEPAVLKDAKDVADDDMIFDIGPKSAQELVDIIMNAGTVVWNGPVGVFEFDQFGEGTKAISMAMAETKAFTLAGGGDTIAAIQKYDIYDKISYISTAGGAFLEYLEGKTLPAVAMLEERAKG
- the pyk gene encoding pyruvate kinase; amino-acid sequence: MGPATNTPEAIEAIILAGVDVVRMNFSHGTHAEHAARAALVRELAHKAGRIVGILGDLQGPKLRIARFKDGKITLKAGDAFILDAELASDAGSQERVGLGYKELVNDVKAGDELWLDDGRIVLEIVEVRGQEIHTRAINGGILSNNKGLNRRGGGLSAEALTEKDKEDIAAAASIGVDFLAVSFPRSADDIHEARRLALEAGCKAAIVAKMERAETMEPTIRDEIILASDVIMIARGDLGVEIGDAKLPEAQKCLISRARTLNRAVITATQMMETMTENPIPTRAEVFDVANAVMDGTDAVMLSGETATGKHPALVVKTMAAICKEAENSNETRRSGHRMEDRFGRIDEGIAMATMYTANHMGVRAIAALTESGATPLWMSRIRSGIPIYALTSSDEAARRVSMYRGVYPVKLHEPLKDPKIANRQAVELMIKEGIVENGDLVIITKGDLMGTKGGTNQLKILRVGEHQNG
- the gap gene encoding type I glyceraldehyde-3-phosphate dehydrogenase; translated protein: MTIKVGINGFGRIGRMAFRAIAKDFPGIEVVGINDLLAADYLAYMLKYDSVHGRFNGDVAVDGSNLVVNGKTVRLTAERDPANLKWSEIGADIILECTGFFLDEAGCQKHIEAGAKKVVMSAPSKDTTPMFVYGVNHSTYAGQAIISAASCTTNCLAPVAKVLNDNWGIKRGLMTTVHAATATQKTVDGPSMKDWRGGRGILENIIPSSTGAAKAVGVVLPELKGKLTGMAFRVPTSDVSVVDLTVELNAEASYKDICAAMKAASEGAMKGVLGYTDEKVVSTDFVGNTAPSTFDAEAGIALDSTFVKIVAWYDNEYGYTCNMLRFVEHVAAN
- the metK gene encoding methionine adenosyltransferase encodes the protein MTERSYLFTSESVSEGHPDKMADQISDAILDAIIAKDPYARVACETLTKTGMVVLAGEITTTAEIDYEGIVRGVVNDIGYNNSEIGFDGHTCAVINALGKQSPDIAMGVDRAKPEDQGAGDQGLMFGYASNETDVLMPAALTYAHRLVKQQADMRKNGTLPWLRPDAKSQVTVRYEDGKIVAIDAVVLSTQHSPDISLDDLRMGVMEHVIFPVLPTEWLHKDTKFHINPTGNFVIGGPVGDCGLTGRKIIVDTYGGMARHGGGAFSGKDPSKVDRSAAYAGRYVAKNIVAAGLADRCEIQVSYAIGVAQPTSITVETFGTNKVDETLIENLVREHFDLRPYGITKMLDLLRPIYRGTAAYGHFGRDDLDLPWERTDRADALRAAAGL